A stretch of the Mustelus asterias unplaced genomic scaffold, sMusAst1.hap1.1 HAP1_SCAFFOLD_4051, whole genome shotgun sequence genome encodes the following:
- the LOC144490930 gene encoding ceramide synthase-like: MASSAGIIIVKSCRKHVMEDRHWLTNAYVLFAVPYFAYDIYAMYLCHWYKYRVKGHELDATYNRAILKSYVRKEFLMVIHHSVMFAVCFPVSVFLRKGRGDFFVGCMFLAEVSTPFVCLGKVLIQYRQQHTLLHKVNGVMMLVTFFLCRILLFPYMYWVYGQELTLPLHRVPAALPLHYNLAALLLMAPQVYWFSLICRGAFRLFRRRPRSRGTPSRRRVLLPAAVPGSGTPQRLPAILLLLLLLLLLRLVQRAQPG, from the exons GCACTGGCTGACTAACGCGTACGTCCTGTTTGCCGTCCCGTACTTCGCCTACGACATCTACGCAATGTATCTCTGCCACTGGTACAAGTACCGGGTTAAAGGGCACGAACTGGATGCCACGTACAACCGGGCGATTCTGAAGAGCTACGTGCGAAAGGAGTTCCTCATGGTCATCCATCACAGCGTCATGTTCGCTGTCTGCTTCCCCGTATCCGTG TTCCTCCGGAAAGGTCGTGGGGATTTCTTTGTGGGTTGTATGTTCCTGGCGGAAGTCAGCACCCCGTTTGTGTGCTTGGGAAAGGTTCTGATCCAG TACCGACAGCAGCACACGCTGCTGCACAAAGTAAATGGCGTCATGATGTTGGTCACCTTCTTTCTGTGCCGCATCCTCCTCTTCCCGTACATGTACTGGGTGTACGGCCAGGAGCTGACGCTGCCCCTGCACCGGGTCCCCGCGGCGTTGCCCCTTCACTACAACCTGGCCGCCCTGTTGCTGATGGCCCCACAAGTCTACTGGTTCTCGCTGATCTGCCGGGGGGCCTTCCGTCTCTTCCGCCGTCGCCCCCGCTCCAGGGGGACACCCAGCCGCCGCCGCGTCCTCCTCCCCGCTGCCGTCCCCGGATCAGGAACACCTCAACGGCTGCCtgccatcctcctcctcctcctcctcctcctcctcctccgcctcgtCCAACGAGCCCAGCCCGGCTGA